From one Roseofilum reptotaenium CS-1145 genomic stretch:
- a CDS encoding CHAT domain-containing protein gives MFDRHLMHKRATRWISHLLLFVVVLSLIVLNNHLSWSLSPKTKESSDRQDLIKLVNHIEQVWKQEFTHYFQSDPRDIEELQAPEISQFLAQKEKETGQTPALVYIHPMPDNLELLLITPKGNLIHHQIPEASGSNLVNIVNEFRSTVTNPRYLRTTRYKASAQQLYEWMISPIEAELETEGIDTLLLCAGVGLRSVPFAALFDGEQFLVEKYSLVIIPAFNLMTVGTENTQKTQLLAMGASEFQELEPLPAVALELELLRDGVVQGDRAWESRAFFNEEFTLDNLQAQLQSQDFDIVHLATHAEFQPGQPQQSYIQFWDSQLTLDRIRQLPLDDPPLDLLVLSACRTAIGDPEAELGFAGLAFESGVQSALASLWYVSDGGTLALMSEFYQQLPRSPIKAEALRQAQISLLRGQVSLRDRQLRGSRGAVDLPSELGNLAIENLAAPFYWAAFTLIGSPW, from the coding sequence ATGTTTGATCGTCATCTTATGCATAAACGAGCAACTCGCTGGATCTCCCACCTGCTCCTATTTGTGGTTGTATTGAGTTTGATCGTACTCAACAACCATTTAAGCTGGAGTCTATCCCCTAAAACAAAAGAGTCTTCAGATCGACAAGACTTAATCAAGCTTGTTAACCATATCGAGCAGGTATGGAAACAAGAGTTTACCCATTACTTCCAATCCGATCCTAGAGATATCGAAGAGCTACAAGCACCAGAAATTTCCCAATTTCTAGCTCAAAAGGAGAAAGAAACAGGACAAACTCCAGCCCTTGTGTATATCCATCCAATGCCGGATAACCTAGAATTACTGTTGATTACGCCTAAGGGTAATTTGATCCATCATCAGATTCCAGAAGCATCGGGAAGTAACTTGGTGAATATAGTGAATGAATTTCGCTCTACGGTTACCAATCCCCGATATCTCCGCACAACGCGATATAAAGCTTCAGCGCAACAACTCTATGAGTGGATGATCAGCCCGATAGAAGCCGAATTAGAGACAGAAGGGATTGACACCTTGTTGTTATGTGCAGGAGTGGGATTAAGATCGGTTCCCTTTGCTGCGTTGTTTGATGGTGAGCAATTTTTGGTGGAAAAATATAGTTTGGTGATAATCCCAGCCTTTAACTTAATGACGGTGGGCACCGAAAACACCCAAAAGACCCAACTTTTGGCTATGGGAGCTTCTGAATTTCAGGAGCTAGAGCCTCTCCCCGCTGTTGCTCTAGAATTGGAATTGCTCCGTGATGGAGTGGTACAAGGGGACAGAGCTTGGGAAAGTCGCGCCTTTTTCAATGAAGAATTTACCTTAGATAACTTACAAGCTCAATTGCAATCCCAGGATTTTGATATTGTTCATTTAGCCACCCATGCTGAATTTCAGCCCGGACAACCGCAGCAATCCTATATTCAATTTTGGGATAGTCAGCTCACGCTGGATCGGATTCGCCAACTGCCGTTGGACGATCCACCTTTGGATTTGCTGGTTCTGAGTGCTTGTCGAACGGCTATTGGCGATCCAGAGGCGGAGTTAGGATTTGCCGGGTTGGCGTTTGAAAGTGGGGTACAATCGGCATTAGCGAGTCTTTGGTATGTCAGTGATGGGGGAACGTTGGCGCTGATGAGTGAGTTTTATCAGCAGTTACCCCGATCGCCGATTAAAGCAGAAGCCTTGCGCCAAGCGCAAATTTCCCTCCTGCGAGGACAAGTGAGTTTAAGAGATCGCCAATTACGGGGAAGTCGGGGAGCGGTAGACTTGCCTTCAGAATTGGGGAACTTAGCGATCGAAAATTTGGCAGCGCCGTTTTATTGGGCAGCATTTACTCTAATTGGTTCTCCTTGGTAG